A region of uncultured Tolumonas sp. DNA encodes the following proteins:
- the ilvG gene encoding acetolactate synthase 2 catalytic subunit yields MNGAQYLVKALHQQGVTQVFGYPGGAIMPVYDALYDGGIPHLLCRHEQGAAMAAIGYARSTGKVGVCIATSGPGATNLITGLADALLDSVPVVALTGQVASPLIGTDAFQEVDVLGLSLACTKHSFMVQSVDELGQVVADAFRIARSGRPGPVLVDIPKDIQLAKAELDTLIELVAEQYENDEQEAIVAARKLLSEAKKPVLYVGGGVIAADAVAELRDFAAITTMPSVTTLKGIGSLDPNSPQFLGMLGMHGTKAANLVVQEADLLVVAGARFDDRVTGKLAAFAPHAKIIHLDVDAAEVGKLRSAHVGLHGDMRSLLPALAMTMSITSWREHCVAMKNDFPWRYDHPGEHIYAPLLLKQLSDTLPENSVVCCDVGQHQMWVAQHMQFNSPRNHISSSGLGTMGFGLPAAVGAKMARPNDEVVLVSGDGSFMMNVQELGTLRRAKLPVKMVLLDNQRLGMVRQWQELFFDARFSETILSDNPDFVRLASAFDIAGETITRKDEVPAAIARMLASEGAYLLHVSISAEENVWPLVPPGAANQDMMESKP; encoded by the coding sequence ATGAACGGGGCCCAGTACTTAGTCAAAGCATTACACCAGCAGGGTGTTACCCAGGTTTTTGGTTATCCGGGTGGCGCGATCATGCCGGTGTACGACGCACTGTACGATGGGGGAATTCCTCACCTGTTATGTCGTCATGAACAAGGCGCGGCGATGGCCGCTATCGGTTACGCACGCTCAACCGGTAAAGTCGGCGTTTGTATCGCCACTTCCGGCCCGGGCGCTACCAACCTGATCACCGGTCTGGCCGATGCACTGCTCGACTCGGTGCCGGTGGTGGCGCTGACCGGTCAGGTCGCCTCGCCACTGATCGGCACTGACGCGTTTCAGGAAGTGGACGTGCTGGGCCTGTCCCTGGCCTGCACCAAACACTCGTTCATGGTGCAATCGGTCGACGAACTGGGTCAGGTGGTGGCCGATGCCTTCCGTATTGCCCGTTCTGGTCGCCCCGGCCCGGTTTTGGTGGATATTCCGAAAGACATTCAGCTGGCGAAAGCCGAACTCGACACCCTGATCGAGCTCGTGGCCGAACAATATGAAAATGACGAACAAGAGGCCATCGTTGCCGCTCGTAAGCTGTTGAGTGAAGCGAAAAAACCGGTACTGTATGTCGGTGGCGGCGTGATTGCGGCTGACGCCGTGGCCGAGTTGCGCGATTTTGCCGCCATCACCACCATGCCATCGGTAACCACGCTAAAAGGTATTGGTTCACTCGACCCGAACAGCCCGCAATTCTTAGGCATGCTGGGCATGCACGGTACCAAGGCCGCGAATTTAGTGGTGCAGGAAGCCGATTTATTGGTAGTAGCCGGTGCGCGTTTTGATGATCGGGTGACCGGAAAACTGGCTGCCTTTGCCCCACATGCCAAGATTATTCATCTGGATGTGGATGCCGCAGAGGTGGGCAAATTGCGCAGCGCACACGTGGGTCTGCACGGTGACATGCGTAGCCTGCTGCCAGCGCTGGCAATGACCATGAGTATCACCAGCTGGCGTGAACACTGTGTAGCGATGAAAAATGATTTCCCATGGCGTTATGACCACCCGGGTGAGCACATTTATGCACCACTGCTGCTCAAACAATTAAGCGATACGCTGCCGGAAAACAGCGTGGTATGTTGCGACGTCGGCCAGCATCAAATGTGGGTGGCGCAACACATGCAGTTCAATAGCCCACGCAATCACATCTCCAGCTCCGGTTTAGGCACCATGGGCTTTGGCTTACCGGCGGCAGTTGGTGCTAAAATGGCGCGCCCGAACGACGAAGTAGTCTTGGTCAGCGGTGACGGTTCCTTTATGATGAATGTCCAGGAACTGGGCACGCTGCGCCGCGCTAAACTGCCGGTAAAAATGGTGTTATTGGATAACCAGCGTCTGGGTATGGTGCGTCAGTGGCAGGAGCTGTTTTTCGACGCCCGTTTCAGTGAAACCATCCTGTCAGACAACCCCGATTTTGTGCGTCTGGCTTCCGCCTTTGATATCGCAGGCGAAACCATCACCCGCAAAGACGAAGTCCCCGCTGCGATTGCCAGAATGCTGGCCAGCGAAGGCGCTTATCTGCTGCACGTTTCGATTTCAGCAGAAGAAAATGTTTGGCCTCTGGTTCCGCCAGGTGCCGCCAATCAGGATATGATGGAGAGCAAACCATGA
- a CDS encoding helix-turn-helix domain-containing protein: MTIGLRIAIVAYEQALPSALYGLGEVFYAVERFRERNESVRSLEWRYLLVGQDDRMSSLPCWQADERVDVVILPPCSAGQTPVCPPDWLVAWLHQQHQQGAVLASACGGACVLARSGLLDGRIVTTHWLLEETFRQQFPNVRLNLDAVVIEEADLITAGGIMAWLDLAMRIVWRYYGAILVAQLSKYLLWDSGEREQRYYRRFQPPKQHGDGAILKLQQWLEVHFQTTCPLSQLAEQAAMSPRTLQRRFLAATQLTISSYVQHLRLEKARELLETTVLPVEQITWQIGYDDRASFNKLFKTQIGLSPKAYRQRFSGASSVGRT; the protein is encoded by the coding sequence ATGACCATTGGTTTACGAATTGCTATCGTGGCATATGAACAGGCGCTGCCTTCAGCCTTATATGGATTGGGTGAGGTGTTTTATGCCGTCGAGCGTTTTCGCGAACGAAATGAGTCGGTGCGATCGCTGGAATGGCGTTATCTGTTGGTTGGACAAGACGATCGGATGTCATCGTTACCATGCTGGCAAGCAGATGAGCGCGTTGATGTGGTGATATTACCACCGTGCAGCGCTGGTCAGACACCTGTGTGTCCTCCTGATTGGTTAGTCGCATGGTTACACCAGCAACATCAGCAAGGTGCGGTATTAGCATCGGCTTGTGGGGGGGCGTGCGTGTTAGCCCGAAGTGGGCTATTAGATGGCCGCATTGTGACGACACATTGGTTACTAGAAGAGACTTTTCGCCAGCAGTTTCCAAATGTTCGCTTAAATTTAGATGCGGTCGTCATCGAAGAGGCCGATCTGATCACGGCGGGTGGCATTATGGCTTGGCTAGATTTGGCAATGCGGATCGTATGGCGTTATTACGGTGCAATCTTAGTGGCACAGTTGAGTAAATATTTGTTGTGGGATAGCGGCGAACGGGAGCAGCGTTATTACCGCCGTTTTCAGCCACCAAAACAGCATGGTGATGGGGCGATCCTCAAACTACAACAATGGCTGGAAGTGCATTTCCAGACCACTTGCCCGTTATCACAACTGGCTGAACAGGCGGCGATGAGTCCGCGTACCTTACAGCGGCGTTTTCTGGCGGCGACCCAACTGACCATCAGCAGTTATGTGCAGCATTTGCGGCTGGAGAAAGCGCGGGAATTACTGGAAACCACGGTTTTACCGGTAGAACAAATTACCTGGCAGATTGGTTACGATGACAGAGCGTCGTTTAATAAGCTGTTTAAGACGCAGATCGGCTTATCGCCCAAGGCCTACCGACAGCGGTTTAGTGGTGCGTCCTCTGTCGGAAGAACTTAG
- the ilvD gene encoding dihydroxy-acid dehydratase — protein sequence MPKLRSATTTQGRNMAGARALWRATGMKDGDFDKPIIAVVNSFTQFVPGHVHLKDLGQLVAREIEAAGGVAKEFNTIAVDDGIAMGHGGMLYSLPSRELIADSVEYMVNAHCADAMVCISNCDKITPGMLMAAMRLNIPVIFVSGGPMEAGKTKLSDKIIKLDLVDAMIMAADPTVSDEDTAAVERSACPTCGSCSGMFTANSMNCLTEALGLSQPGNGSLLATHADREQLFKSAGHRIVELAKRYYEQDDVTALPRSIATRDAFENAIALDIAMGGSTNTVLHLLAIAQEGDVDFTMADIDRMSRRVPQLCKVAPSTQKYHMEDVHRAGGIVAILGELSRAGLLHTDVRNVLGLSLAELIEQYDVALNPSDAVKKFYSAGPAGIPTTVAFSQDCRWPSLDVDRKEGCIRTKENAYSQDGGLAVLAGNLAVDGCIVKTAGVDESILTFEGPAVVFESQDDAVAGILGGKVKAGDVVIVRYEGPKGGPGMQEMLYPTSYLKSMGLGKVCALITDGRFSGGSSGLSIGHVSPEAASGGNIGLIEDGDLISINIPARSIDIKISDSELATRRAAMEAKGKAAWKPVNRDRFVSFALRAYANLATSADKGAVRDRSKLGE from the coding sequence ATGCCTAAGTTACGTTCCGCGACGACCACGCAAGGTCGCAATATGGCCGGTGCCCGTGCACTGTGGCGCGCCACCGGTATGAAAGACGGTGATTTCGATAAACCAATTATCGCCGTAGTTAACTCGTTCACCCAGTTCGTACCGGGCCATGTGCACTTAAAAGATCTGGGTCAATTAGTGGCGCGTGAAATCGAAGCGGCAGGAGGCGTGGCGAAAGAGTTCAACACCATTGCAGTAGATGACGGTATCGCCATGGGTCACGGCGGCATGCTCTATTCGCTGCCATCACGCGAGCTGATCGCTGACTCAGTGGAATATATGGTCAACGCGCACTGTGCCGATGCGATGGTGTGTATCTCCAACTGCGACAAAATCACCCCCGGGATGCTGATGGCCGCGATGCGCCTGAACATTCCGGTGATTTTCGTTTCCGGCGGCCCGATGGAAGCGGGTAAAACCAAACTGTCAGACAAAATCATCAAGCTGGATCTGGTCGATGCCATGATCATGGCGGCTGACCCAACGGTCAGCGATGAAGACACCGCAGCGGTTGAACGCAGTGCTTGCCCAACTTGCGGCTCGTGCTCCGGTATGTTTACCGCCAACTCCATGAACTGTCTGACCGAAGCGCTGGGTCTGTCGCAGCCGGGTAACGGTTCGCTGCTGGCAACGCACGCGGATCGTGAACAACTGTTTAAAAGTGCCGGTCATCGTATCGTTGAGCTGGCAAAACGTTATTACGAACAAGACGATGTGACGGCACTGCCACGCTCTATTGCTACCCGTGATGCATTTGAAAATGCCATCGCGCTGGATATCGCCATGGGCGGTTCCACCAACACCGTATTGCACCTGCTGGCCATTGCCCAGGAAGGCGATGTGGATTTCACCATGGCTGACATCGACCGTATGTCACGCCGTGTGCCGCAGCTGTGTAAAGTGGCGCCTTCAACTCAGAAATATCATATGGAAGATGTGCACCGCGCCGGTGGTATCGTCGCCATTCTGGGTGAACTGAGCCGCGCTGGTCTGCTGCATACTGACGTGCGTAACGTGCTGGGCCTGTCATTAGCCGAGCTGATCGAGCAGTATGATGTGGCACTGAACCCGTCTGACGCGGTGAAGAAATTCTACAGCGCCGGTCCGGCTGGCATTCCAACTACCGTGGCATTTAGCCAGGATTGTCGCTGGCCATCGCTGGATGTGGATCGTAAAGAAGGTTGTATCCGCACCAAAGAAAACGCCTACAGCCAGGATGGTGGTTTAGCGGTGCTGGCCGGTAATCTGGCTGTTGACGGCTGTATCGTTAAGACGGCTGGTGTGGATGAATCCATTCTGACATTCGAAGGCCCGGCGGTGGTGTTCGAGAGCCAGGACGACGCAGTAGCCGGTATTCTGGGCGGCAAAGTGAAAGCCGGTGATGTGGTGATCGTGCGTTACGAAGGCCCGAAAGGCGGCCCAGGTATGCAGGAAATGCTGTATCCAACCTCTTATCTGAAATCGATGGGCTTGGGTAAAGTGTGTGCGCTGATCACCGATGGTCGTTTCTCTGGCGGCTCATCAGGTCTGTCGATCGGCCACGTCTCACCGGAAGCCGCGTCTGGCGGTAACATCGGCCTGATTGAAGATGGCGATCTGATCAGCATCAACATCCCAGCTCGCAGCATCGATATCAAAATCAGTGATAGCGAACTGGCGACCCGTCGTGCCGCGATGGAAGCTAAAGGCAAAGCCGCATGGAAGCCGGTTAACCGTGACCGTTTTGTTTCCTTTGCACTGCGTGCTTACGCGAATCTGGCGACCAGTGCTGACAAAGGTGCCGTGCGCGATCGCAGCAAACTGGGAGAATAA
- a CDS encoding TetR/AcrR family transcriptional regulator, whose amino-acid sequence MALTDNSRDRAQTEQRLIAAVGQLLAEQGFQSIGVNAIARTAGVDKVLIYRYFDGLPKLLACYGKSSNFWPSVDEVLGDRITLLRLSAGQRLQLVLERLVRSLLARPQTLAIMAWELSQQNALTTTLADIREQWGIDVLQQATSDLDHEQRDISAIANFLVAGVQYLLVRSRNTQHYGGISLQTEEGWTRWQKAISTLCHAIDIQDDHTD is encoded by the coding sequence ATGGCCCTCACTGATAACAGCCGTGACCGAGCCCAGACCGAGCAACGCCTGATCGCAGCCGTGGGCCAATTGCTGGCGGAACAAGGCTTTCAGTCGATTGGTGTTAACGCCATTGCCCGAACCGCTGGTGTCGATAAGGTGCTGATCTACCGCTATTTTGACGGCCTACCCAAATTACTGGCGTGTTATGGCAAAAGCAGTAACTTCTGGCCATCCGTCGATGAAGTGCTGGGTGATCGGATCACCTTGCTGCGACTAAGTGCTGGTCAACGTCTGCAATTAGTGCTGGAACGGCTAGTCCGCAGTTTATTGGCCCGCCCGCAGACGCTTGCTATCATGGCGTGGGAACTATCACAGCAGAATGCCCTAACGACCACGCTGGCAGATATCCGGGAACAATGGGGTATCGACGTGCTGCAACAAGCCACCAGCGATCTCGATCATGAACAACGCGATATCAGTGCCATCGCCAACTTTCTAGTCGCTGGCGTGCAGTACCTGCTGGTCCGGAGTCGCAATACTCAGCACTATGGCGGCATCAGTCTACAAACCGAAGAGGGCTGGACTCGCTGGCAAAAGGCGATCTCCACGCTGTGTCATGCCATTGATATACAGGATGATCACACTGACTAA
- the ilvA gene encoding threonine ammonia-lyase, biosynthetic, translated as MSDTQPQASDYLRKILLSPVYEVAKVTPLQTLKKISDRLGNHVALKREDLQPVHSFKLRGAYNKIAGLSEEQRAKGIIAASAGNHAQGVALSGAKLKIPAIIVMPTTTPDIKIDAVRRMGGNVVLFGNSFDEAYAESRRLAAEHGYTLIPPYDDVDVIAGQGTIGRELLEQDTRLTHVFVQVGGGGLAAGVAVYIKQLLPNIKVIGVEAEGSASMKAALEAGEPVNLPRVSLFADGVAVKRAGDETFRVCREYLDDVITVTNDEICAALKDIFDDTRAVAEPSGALSLAGLKKYVETTHIKGARMAAILSGANVNFHSLRYVSERCELGEKREGVLAVTIPERKGAFLEFCHILGKRMVTEFNYRYSEDKEATIFVSVRLNNGTEELLQVVADLQKSGYSVLNITDNSLAKNHVRYMVGGRPCKTVQERLFSFEFPEQPGALLRFLETLGTLWNITLFHYRHHGADYGYVLCGFELGEDDMPAFNRHLQELGYPSRDVSDDETYRLFLAPR; from the coding sequence ATGAGCGACACACAACCGCAGGCCAGCGATTATCTTCGCAAGATCCTGCTGTCGCCAGTCTACGAGGTGGCGAAAGTCACCCCGTTACAGACGCTGAAAAAGATCTCCGATCGTTTGGGCAACCACGTGGCGCTCAAGCGCGAAGATCTGCAGCCCGTACACTCATTCAAACTGCGCGGTGCGTATAACAAGATCGCCGGTTTGAGTGAAGAACAGCGCGCGAAAGGCATCATTGCCGCCTCGGCGGGAAATCATGCCCAAGGCGTGGCGCTATCCGGTGCGAAGCTGAAAATTCCGGCCATCATCGTGATGCCAACCACCACGCCGGACATCAAAATTGATGCCGTGCGTCGTATGGGTGGCAATGTAGTGTTGTTCGGTAACAGCTTTGATGAAGCGTATGCCGAAAGCCGTCGTCTGGCGGCAGAACACGGCTACACCCTGATCCCGCCGTATGACGATGTTGATGTCATCGCCGGGCAAGGCACCATTGGCCGTGAACTGCTGGAACAAGATACCCGTCTGACACATGTGTTTGTGCAGGTCGGTGGTGGTGGTCTGGCGGCCGGTGTTGCGGTTTATATCAAGCAACTGCTGCCAAACATCAAAGTCATCGGTGTCGAAGCTGAAGGCTCCGCGTCAATGAAAGCGGCACTGGAAGCTGGTGAGCCGGTGAATCTGCCCCGCGTGTCGTTGTTTGCCGATGGTGTGGCGGTAAAACGCGCTGGTGATGAAACCTTCCGCGTCTGTCGTGAGTATCTGGATGACGTAATCACCGTGACCAACGATGAGATCTGTGCCGCGCTGAAAGATATTTTCGATGATACCCGCGCGGTGGCGGAACCTTCCGGTGCCCTGTCGCTGGCTGGTTTAAAGAAATATGTGGAAACCACGCACATCAAAGGCGCGCGCATGGCCGCGATTTTGTCGGGTGCCAACGTGAACTTCCACAGTCTGCGTTATGTCTCTGAGCGTTGCGAGCTGGGTGAAAAACGCGAAGGCGTGCTGGCGGTCACCATTCCAGAGCGCAAAGGTGCGTTTCTGGAGTTCTGCCATATTCTCGGCAAACGCATGGTCACCGAGTTCAACTACCGTTATTCGGAAGACAAAGAAGCAACCATCTTCGTTTCCGTACGCCTGAACAACGGCACCGAAGAGCTGTTACAGGTGGTCGCAGACCTGCAAAAATCGGGTTATTCGGTGCTGAATATCACCGATAACAGTCTGGCGAAAAATCATGTGCGTTACATGGTCGGTGGTCGCCCGTGCAAAACGGTGCAAGAGCGCCTGTTCAGCTTCGAATTTCCGGAACAACCCGGCGCCTTGCTGCGTTTTCTGGAAACACTGGGCACGCTGTGGAACATTACCCTGTTCCACTATCGTCACCATGGTGCCGATTACGGTTATGTGTTGTGTGGTTTTGAGCTGGGTGAAGATGATATGCCGGCGTTTAACCGCCATTTGCAGGAACTGGGTTATCCATCGCGCGATGTCAGCGATGATGAAACCTACCGACTGTTTCTCGCACCACGTTAA
- a CDS encoding cysteine hydrolase family protein, which produces MNKSALLIIDVQNDYFPGGKMALHEPEQALAKITELLQFYRQQQWPVIHIQHEMYDRPNRPATFFLPHTEGQQLHPAVLPAENETLLIKHFPSSFAGTGLFEVLQQQQVEQLIICGMMTHMCVDTTTRTAFDLGFDVQVAIDATATKALTFSGNTVSADQVKTTVAAALHGTFAQVLTTHEILKQ; this is translated from the coding sequence ATGAACAAAAGTGCGCTGTTGATTATTGATGTGCAAAACGACTACTTTCCCGGTGGCAAAATGGCCTTGCATGAGCCAGAACAAGCCTTAGCAAAAATCACCGAGTTACTGCAATTTTATCGCCAGCAACAGTGGCCGGTGATCCATATTCAGCATGAAATGTACGATCGGCCTAACCGTCCGGCGACGTTTTTCCTGCCACACACCGAAGGACAACAATTACATCCGGCCGTGTTACCCGCAGAAAATGAAACCCTGCTGATTAAGCACTTCCCCAGCTCCTTTGCAGGGACCGGGTTATTCGAAGTGCTGCAACAACAGCAAGTTGAACAGCTGATTATCTGCGGCATGATGACGCATATGTGTGTTGATACCACCACGCGGACGGCGTTCGACTTAGGTTTTGATGTGCAAGTTGCTATTGATGCCACAGCCACCAAAGCACTGACTTTTAGTGGTAATACCGTTTCTGCCGATCAAGTTAAAACCACCGTGGCTGCAGCACTGCATGGCACGTTTGCACAGGTTTTAACGACCCACGAGATCCTGAAACAGTAA
- a CDS encoding DUF3313 family protein: MKYYFSIFLLSMIGVLTGCSCVHPASQPGKNALNPQQESTLIYQQPATRLHWSAVIVESVRWHVTSLCYRLSAERQALLRFHLENALARELKGNDPHGPVLRVQAEITEVKPVAPLLNVASSALILLPVQSGGSAIQIRVIDAAGKTLYLDASLADNAGLSDFHGHFTTWAHSNTALDRIAERTRNLLEQTDGPH, translated from the coding sequence ATGAAATACTATTTTTCCATTTTTCTGCTCAGTATGATCGGTGTATTAACCGGTTGCAGTTGCGTTCATCCGGCCAGCCAACCCGGCAAAAATGCGCTTAACCCTCAACAAGAAAGCACGCTGATTTATCAGCAACCGGCGACGCGCCTGCACTGGTCAGCCGTGATCGTTGAGTCGGTGCGCTGGCACGTCACTTCACTTTGTTATCGACTCAGTGCAGAACGGCAGGCGCTGCTACGTTTTCATCTGGAAAATGCGCTGGCCCGTGAGTTGAAAGGTAATGACCCGCATGGGCCGGTGCTGCGCGTACAAGCGGAAATAACTGAGGTAAAACCAGTAGCACCGCTGCTGAATGTCGCCAGCAGTGCCCTGATTTTACTGCCGGTACAAAGTGGTGGTTCAGCCATTCAAATCAGGGTGATTGATGCCGCAGGCAAGACGTTGTATCTGGATGCCAGTCTGGCTGATAATGCCGGTCTGTCTGATTTCCATGGTCATTTTACGACATGGGCGCACAGTAACACGGCGCTGGATCGGATCGCGGAACGTACCCGTAATTTGCTGGAGCAAACAGATGGCCCTCACTGA
- the ilvM gene encoding acetolactate synthase 2 small subunit, with protein MKQHQLNLITGSRPEVLERVLRVVRHRGFALCQLNMETVPDSSSLRIAVTVESERPIQLLQSQLNKLIDVFHVEALDQSEQSALKISA; from the coding sequence ATGAAGCAACATCAGCTGAATTTGATCACCGGTTCCCGCCCTGAAGTGCTGGAGCGTGTGCTGCGCGTGGTGCGTCACCGTGGCTTTGCTCTGTGTCAGTTAAATATGGAAACCGTACCCGATAGCAGTTCCCTGCGTATTGCCGTGACCGTGGAGAGTGAACGCCCGATCCAGCTGTTGCAGAGCCAACTGAACAAACTGATCGATGTGTTTCACGTGGAAGCACTGGATCAATCTGAACAATCTGCCTTAAAGATCAGCGCATAA
- a CDS encoding branched-chain amino acid transaminase, whose amino-acid sequence MSQTTKYIWFNGEMVEWDRAQVHVMTHALHYGSSVFEGIRAYDTPNGTAIFRLKEHIQRLFDSAKIYWMEMPFDKAAIEQACCDIVTKNDMKSAYLRPLAFIGNVGLGVLPKSDKVEVMIGALPWGAYLGDDALANGVDVMVSSWSRLAPNTIPTGAKAGGNYLSSQLIAREARRNGYVEGIALDVNGYISEGSGENLFIIKNGVMYTSPTTSGILPGITRDSIMTLARELGYTIREESLQREALYLADEIFMCGTAAEITPVSSVDRMQIGEGRRGPITEEIQKAFFGLFNGETEDKWGWLTPVSK is encoded by the coding sequence ATGTCACAGACTACAAAATACATTTGGTTCAATGGCGAAATGGTGGAATGGGATCGCGCTCAGGTTCACGTGATGACGCATGCCCTGCATTATGGTTCTTCTGTGTTTGAAGGCATTCGTGCCTATGACACCCCGAATGGCACCGCGATTTTCCGTCTGAAAGAGCACATTCAGCGCCTGTTTGATTCCGCCAAAATCTATTGGATGGAAATGCCATTCGACAAAGCCGCTATTGAACAAGCCTGCTGTGACATCGTGACCAAAAACGACATGAAGAGCGCCTACCTGCGCCCACTGGCCTTCATCGGTAACGTGGGTTTGGGCGTGTTGCCAAAAAGCGACAAAGTCGAAGTGATGATCGGCGCACTGCCTTGGGGTGCTTATCTTGGTGACGACGCACTGGCGAACGGTGTCGATGTCATGGTCTCTTCATGGAGCCGTCTTGCACCAAACACCATTCCAACTGGTGCCAAAGCCGGTGGTAACTACCTGTCATCCCAACTGATTGCACGTGAAGCACGTCGTAACGGTTATGTGGAAGGCATCGCGCTGGACGTGAATGGTTATATCTCTGAAGGTTCAGGCGAAAACCTGTTCATTATCAAAAATGGCGTCATGTACACCTCGCCAACGACCTCCGGCATCCTGCCTGGCATCACCCGTGACAGCATCATGACGCTGGCGCGTGAACTGGGTTACACCATCCGCGAAGAGTCACTGCAACGTGAAGCGCTGTATCTGGCAGATGAAATTTTCATGTGTGGTACTGCCGCAGAAATCACACCCGTAAGCTCTGTGGACCGTATGCAGATCGGTGAAGGTCGTCGTGGCCCAATCACCGAAGAGATCCAAAAAGCCTTCTTTGGCCTGTTCAATGGCGAGACCGAAGATAAATGGGGCTGGTTGACTCCGGTCAGCAAATAA
- a CDS encoding RimK/LysX family protein: MQIRTILVAMMVVVTGMVNAAEPVQGRVASAPPKVFGWVEKAVLLPGALPLNVKMDTGALTSSLDARDLERFRKDGRDWVRFVVEVQDDHDQPHSMSYEREVQRDVLLRGAGGADHRPAVLMQICIGDQVYEEQFTLRDRGDMKYPVLIGRRTIEHLGLIDVKQQYTVEPKCPAG; this comes from the coding sequence ATGCAGATCAGAACGATATTGGTGGCAATGATGGTGGTGGTAACGGGTATGGTTAATGCAGCTGAACCGGTGCAAGGCCGTGTGGCATCAGCACCGCCTAAAGTATTCGGTTGGGTTGAAAAAGCCGTGTTGCTGCCGGGCGCTTTACCGCTGAATGTAAAAATGGATACCGGTGCCTTAACCTCGTCACTGGATGCCCGCGATCTGGAACGTTTCCGCAAAGACGGCCGTGACTGGGTACGTTTTGTCGTCGAAGTGCAAGACGACCATGATCAACCACACAGCATGAGTTATGAACGGGAAGTACAGCGTGATGTATTACTGCGCGGTGCGGGTGGTGCCGATCATCGTCCGGCAGTATTAATGCAAATTTGTATCGGCGATCAGGTGTATGAAGAGCAATTTACCCTGCGTGACCGCGGTGATATGAAATATCCGGTCTTGATTGGCCGCCGCACCATTGAACATCTGGGCTTAATAGATGTGAAACAGCAGTACACTGTTGAACCTAAATGTCCGGCTGGTTAA
- a CDS encoding helix-turn-helix domain-containing protein, whose amino-acid sequence MQMGHPHRWHCQPSKKLRPFIDRYWGWDIPSSTTLPMLMPGTGSECFFHYRQAPKLISGQKLPENYLVCPRQQTERFLPSDNLGFIAIRFKNGQFRHFTDNPFVELQDRMRSLHELWGCTVDKLHEKLLSTSEIPQQILYIEQFLLQQLSRHHTGSGLTLDALMERLYYCPNTPIDSLAAVSGWSNRHLERSFKQTYALTPKRFARLARLHHTMRQISLQTEQNLLDIALERGFSDQSHFIHDVQALTGMKPRELQLLLRQQPHYYNPPSRNPG is encoded by the coding sequence ATGCAGATGGGGCATCCTCATCGCTGGCATTGTCAGCCGAGCAAAAAACTTCGCCCCTTTATCGATAGATATTGGGGATGGGATATCCCCTCTTCAACAACGCTCCCCATGCTGATGCCCGGCACAGGAAGTGAATGTTTTTTCCATTATCGCCAGGCACCTAAACTCATATCAGGGCAAAAATTACCGGAAAATTATTTAGTCTGCCCTCGCCAGCAAACGGAACGATTTCTACCATCAGACAATTTGGGTTTCATTGCTATACGTTTTAAAAATGGCCAATTCCGCCATTTTACTGATAACCCTTTCGTTGAGTTGCAAGACAGAATGCGCTCTTTGCACGAGTTATGGGGTTGCACGGTCGATAAACTGCACGAGAAACTCCTTTCAACATCAGAAATCCCCCAACAGATTTTATATATTGAGCAATTCCTGCTGCAGCAATTAAGCCGCCACCATACTGGCAGCGGACTCACGCTCGACGCACTGATGGAACGGCTGTATTACTGCCCCAATACACCCATTGATTCATTAGCCGCAGTTTCCGGCTGGAGTAACCGCCATCTGGAACGTAGTTTTAAACAAACCTATGCACTGACACCCAAACGATTTGCGCGTCTAGCTCGTCTTCACCACACGATGCGTCAGATATCGTTGCAAACCGAGCAAAATCTGCTGGATATAGCTTTAGAGCGGGGATTTAGTGATCAATCGCACTTCATACATGATGTGCAAGCCCTGACAGGCATGAAACCGCGTGAATTGCAGTTGCTGCTACGACAACAACCGCATTATTACAATCCACCGTCCAGAAACCCAGGTTAA